The genomic interval ATTCTatcaacacacactgtttctgtagCAGCCCAGATGGGGAGCTGGCTATTGTGAAATTAAGGGTGAACAGctgcatgtaaataaacatcatCACATAATCCAACCATtccaagaaagagaaaaaattcACAGTGAAAAAAACATCAGAATCTCAGAAACATACAAACCTCTTTCACCACATTTCCCAGACTCCCCTATGCTTTAAGGTCTCACACTTCACAGCATGATGCAAGTAGTTACTTCCTTACTGTCATTCAATTATTATTCACTAATTTGTTTAAGGTAGTTATGTGGAAAGAGGGTGCAAATGAAAAGTGAGAGTTTCTTTGTTCATAATATGAGGGAGATTTTAACAAATCTTTTGTCTGTTGTCCTGATGAAGCTGATGTAATAGTTGGAATGAGTTGGAATCTGCTTAgtgtgtctcctgtcagaagttCTAAATCAGGACGACCTTCTACATGCTGGGTGTGTACTCTAGCTGTCACTGCTCCCTCAGTAATTGCATCATTTAGTGTCCAAATATAGAAACGAAACGATCCTCTTAATACAGAAGAAAGGCTTGAAAACGATGGCTCTGGGACTTTTTGCATCAGGGTGTGAACACTTGGAAAATGGTGCAATTTATCATACATCAACAAatgcttgtgtgcatgcttttttCCTCTGAGATTCTTTAAATCCCTTTGCTCATGTTTCTGTCCTCTGTTATGTGCTTCTGCACACACTAAAGGGGTTTGTAAGACTGGCAGCAGGTCCAGGACCAGTTGTTTACAGACAACCTGCTTGCCAAAGCCAAATCGTTATTTCTTGACAAAAGTCATGTGGACTATAATGTGACACTAAGGAGCTCTAACTAGGCAACCTCAGCCATAAAGTGTCTCAGAAGACAATTTAGACTTAAGAACATTTCCTATCGATCATAAGTGTGGCATGAGTGCTGTCTCAGGGTTGCAGAAATCAACCAACATTATGATTCAGTATAGCCGCAACCTACACCTATGTGACTGATGCTAGTGGTTGACTGAATTCATTATAACTTAGCCAAAGTTCGGTCTCTTTTAATTCCAGGTGACCAGTGACACCAAGGATCAGGAACATACTCAGCTTGACAAAAGACCGTGCAGATCTTGCACGAGCTGCAACTTTTATAGAAACAAGCTTTTGTTCTTCCCTGTTCAGCAGTTGTCATGGAGATACCAGAAGACTTGGTCTGAATATGAGTAATATGCTAAAATGCCGCACAAGTCCACCAACATACTGTTGACTCTTCTCCTAGACAGGAGCGCTGGCTTTCCTTCCCTCCAGAGCAGTCCTGCTTATGTTGACATGCAGCACAAACTCGGCATCTTCCTCTGCTGCATAACTCCACACTTCCACACTCCAGGAGTTTTTAAAGCTAAGTGACAATTAACAAGGATCTTCATTATCAGTGCATATTAAGTATACCAGTGCATGGGTTTTagagtggggaaaaaagacagCAAATAAACTCTGAACTAATGGGCATCCTAAATTATGCTGGCTACATGCTACATATAATGTTTCACTCTCTATGATCTAAAAGGCTCTAAAGGGGAGCTGAAAAGCGCTACCGCCATGTCAATAACAAGAAGTCATTTGCTTCTAAATACCTCTCCGACTGTAGCTGATGCAGTCATGAACCATGATTAGAATCTGTCAGTATAACACAATGGCACAGATACTAGGATAAAAAATCCGAGACATATTTCTTGTTAATAGGGAACTGCTTAATTATTGAGTTCAAACAGCAAAACTGTATGCACATTACAAACATGCAATATTAATAAACAGTGTCTTATTAGCTTATTAAATGGTTCATAAAATCTTCAGTTAATTCTGTGAGGGCCTCACAGGTCGGGCCACATTTAGCCCAAAGCATCCAAATATAAAATACACTTTATACATTGTAACATTTCTTTTCACATTTATAGCCATGTAACACATTACACTGATTATTGCTTTTGCTCGCCAAAATTCTACAGGACATTTGGCGTAATGTGCTTCCTAATTATATAACACCTCCCACACAGACAATAACAGGCAAATGCTAAATAAAAGTGCAACGTGTTGGCGCCCAGTAGCCTCCAAAAAGGAACTTAGATCAATATCCATGTTAAAATGTCTGAACAAAGTAAGTGCTTTCTTGGGAGATTTATATAATTTCTGTGAGTCAGGCAGTGAATCACTgcagagggtggagagagagagagagagagagagagagagagagagagagagagagagagagagagagagagagagagagagagagagagagagatggaaaagacagaaagtAGATGGAAAAGGggctgagagacacacagaaacagtggGAGGACAGTGCATTGATCAGGATTGGAGATTAAGTCAACTACATTTACTCACATTTTTTATGACATTAgttttaatctatttttttccccactgagATTAAAACCTTTTCTAACCGTCTACAGTATCTTGGATAGACCttacacaaatttaaaaagtttgaatttctaaaaatatttaagtaaCCAATTGTTTTAGAGTATGGATCAGGCTGTTTTATAATCTATAATAAAATACCTGTATAAATATTGCCATGTTTACATCCCTCGAAATGATTCTCTCAAGCTAGAAATAAATATTCCTGGCATCAGAACTTGCCTCTCGGTGTAGTTAACAATATACTGAATGTGCCAACTTTACACTTTTGTTGCATATAAATAACCAAAGAACACTGAAATCTCCCAAAGTACCGCCACATATATAACTGGGTTCCTGTTTTTAGTTCCattcacacatgaacacacatgcacacccaaaATTTTGCACACTCATCTTTTTTTGAGGCTTGTAAAGAAACACTTCTGTTAAGGGGACACTGAAGTGAATCCCTCGTTCCTTCCTCCTCACTCATCTGCAGAGGCTGAAGGTGTCTGTTCTCCAAGGCCGTGTCCCTCCGTTAGGGCTTGAAACAGCCAAAACAGCTCATCTCATTGGTCGGAGTCAGCTGGGGCGAGATGGTATCGGGGGTCACTGATTTGAGGATGTCACTCTCACTGGCAattatgtgtttgaccaggaaGTTTGCTGCTTCgttgatgttgatgttttcCTACAACgagagggtttttttcttgAGGTCTTatatgtttgcttgcttgcttgtatTATGGGTGTGGTGGTCTTGTTTATTTAGCCACAAAGTGAGACCAAATATTCTCACCACCTTTGCTAATCATATGTGCTAACTCTGCAATAAGTATACAGAAAACTttctggcagacacacacacacacacacacacacacacacacacacacacacacacacccagcagacGCCCCAGTATTGAATGGACACCTACAATGTTTATATAAGACTTGTTAGacttacataaacactgtggGTGTTaatctgactttttttttctcagcactGTTGAGCATAGGATAAGCAGCACTAGATAAAAGTTAGCATAGAACATGTATACCACGCTGATTGTTCTGTCATAACATAATCCAGCCTCTACTGCCAAGTTTGTATGTATTGCCAAGCTATGTCAGTGTAATCACAAGGAGCGCTATATTATGGGACAACACATAGATTAATTCTTGAACAGTATTCAGTGGAATTGTATTTCATGGAATCTAGAAAGCTAATCTTCCTTAAATGATTGGAAGCAAAATGCATGCATGAGATTTATAAGGAATTACATGCAAAAGAGTagaaaaagcaacaaacacatgGTGCTACAAAGCTTTCCTCACACAGTCTGAATCTGTTTCCAGCACATCTGTTCTTTAGATAATACCTCAATTATTTCCCCTCTCTCAGAACATAGTTGTGAATTATTAACAGACATCATGATACTtggtttaaaacattttcagactAGCTATTTCAATTCAGATCAATGAAAAGGGATCCtaagatacatttatttatataaataaataaatcccttTCCAATGTCTTTTATCTGTCTATTAGATTGGATGAGAGCGCCCTCCCAGATCAGTCCATTTACCTCAGCCAATGCTTGGTGTGACTGTCAGGTGTAATTAGGGCTTGAATATTCATGACCTTTATTATAGGTGTCTAATAGTAGCTTCCTTCACTTTTCCTAATGATGTGGTTCTGGACACCTGACATCCCATTACACTGAATGGACTCTTTGAGGTCCATTATGTTTGAATGACTGGAGGTACACTGTCTCCTCCTGGTCCTCTCGAGTGTCGATAAAACTCTTTAACTTTGAGGTATACTGatctaaattattttttaaagttttttgaGTAAAATAATGTGTTTCATGACAACAGTTTTCCTAATTTAGTGAGGAGATTAAACTCATGTTAATTTGTATTTGATGTCAGCTCATTCACCCTTCACCTGCATCTACACTCACTGGTCACCATAAGTAAGTCATACCTGTCTTAGAAGAGCATTAAAGATATACAAttgtacaaatacacactgtGACCTATCTGTTGATATGCACAATTTGACAGCCACCCCAACAAcgttcatcagtggtcagtttcagACCACATGACTACTGCATGACAAATATTATTTGGGTTTTTGgtcattctcaacacagcagtgacactgatagAGTAGTGGCATGGTTGTGAGTTTTAAGCTCACGTGAGTTTTTACAcaccaaaaatatccagccaaaaGTGGTCTATTAGTCAAAAGCCATTATTGAAGAGATAGAGGATGGCTAAAAAACACAGCATAGCAACAGATATGCAATACAAAAATGTGTCTAATATAATGGGTATGTGTAAGTGGGTGAGTAGCTCTGCtaataatacataaacattattCTAGTCTCAATTTATTCCATAAATATTATAAATCTACAGTTAATGCACAAGGATGGATTAAGTTCTGATTTTGACCTTTGGCACTTAAACTGTTGCATGTACATGTGACACaataaatgtgtgagtgagttagtTTATGCATAGCCATTATATTGACTGCCTTTGTAAGCGATGAAGTGAGACAGTATCTTCTGTTAATGTGTATAGTTTGAAGACAGTAGCAGGAAATCTGTGACAGCAATATGCTGTTGAACATTTGATTAAAATTTTTCCAACTTTCCCCATTCCCATTTACACAAAgtacacaaagaaagaaaacccacacagagacatataCAAGATTCCCAATGGGCTCTGTGTCATTATTATCCCTTACCTTGGCTGAGGTTTCAAACCATCCCACAAATCCATTCTCTTTGCAAAACTGGTCCACCCTGAGGTCACTACTGGTCAGCAGGTGTCTGCTTTGGTCACATTTGTTAGCCAGGAGCACAGTGGCGATACTTTTGCCATTGGCCAGCACCAACTTGGAGTCCAGGTCGTCCTTCCATTTGGTGACTGCTTCAAATGTCGCAGGCCTGGTGACGTCAAAAACGATGAAGGCTCCCATGGCTTCTCTGTAGTAAACCCGCGTCATGTTCCCAAAGCGCTCCTGACCTTCTCCCGTGACGCGTGAGacaatgaaagagagagtgagtaagcCCATGCGCTCAAGTGCTTATGTTCTTATTCATTTAACTGTTTTACATTGTAAGTGGGAACGTTTCTctatacattcattcattatgcTTAACATGTAATCAAATTTAAAAGAGGGTTATTACTGTACTCAGATATGAGAATTATTTTGTGCCTATTTCAAAGTTATTAAAGTATTATGCATTATGCAAGGTTTTTttgaatataatatttttttgaatATTAAAAGCCTCATACTCCTGCCAAGTGCTGTTGTCACAAGTTGACGGTGTAGTCTCCCTCCTGGAgaaccccccacctccctccgCCCAAATGCTCATGTCTTGACTAAATCAATTTGGTGACAAAAGAAAAGGCTGTTTTGGAGGTCCAGACCTACATGCTGATCCAAGTGCACAGGTCATCATTATTAAGCTAACAAGAAGATATTTCAGAATGCAGACAGCTTGTTACATATATGAGCAATAGCATCTGGTGATATGTCGGAGAATCTTGCTGTTCCTGAGAAAATGACATTGCCTGAGTATAAGTGGAGACCACAAGGACCTCAGTAGTGCAATTTCAATGAAAAAGTGTCCATTAGCCCAGAGTATTCAGATTAAATAGTGTAGCTTCCATAAAACTATGTTAATAAGCAATTAAAAGCACTAAGCAactaatcattttatttattgtaaaattggAAGCCAAACGGAACGTTTTAGCATCTAGATGACACTATTTCTACTAATCCTTCttgtgttacattttattatccctaaccactttttttttttttttttgtcagtgatATTTAGGGGTTACATCCTGGAGGAAGTAGGAGTCCAGTATTAGATCATTTTTCTCTGGTGTGATTCACAGTTATTTTCCCACAAAGATTCCCCTGTGGTTGACATGTAAATCTTACTCACGAATACTAATATGATAGCAGGCATACCTTTACGTGAGTAAGTTCTAAGAATCAAAGATATGGGAGATGGATGTCACATACAACtcattgtaaataattaaaatgaaggaTGCAAATGCAGTCTGAGGGTTCCTTTACCTGGATTAATCTCTGAATCTAAATTCCAAATGGAAACACTTTTCTCCCCAAAACCATCACTATGGCTAAGTTATCTATAACGAATATATCTCCTTTTAGCCACAAAGGTAGGCCTAACCATTCGGAGGTAAACAACTTACTTTTTCTTAACAACCAACTCATATAAATGCCTACATGACTACAGTGCGCTGACACATCTGACATGTTGTAGGTGTTATTACTAGCCTTCAAATGTAGCAGGATAGCATCTTCACCGCTTGATTTAGACTAAAAAACTTTGTGTGCGACGTGATTTTCCTCCAGTCAGTGATGCCTACCTGCTATGTCCCATAGTTGTAATCGTACGGTTTCTGAGTCCCAGTTGAGAACTTTCAGAGCGAAGTCTACACCTATCGTGGCTCTGTAATTCGCCGAGTACGTCTGGTGAACGTAACGCTTAATGATGCTGGTCTTACCCACTCCTAAATCTCCGATAACGAGAATTTTGTACAGATGTTCTTTCCGATTGTTCTGCATGGCTGTTGAAAGGCTGTTACGCGGTCACGCCCCTTGCAATCCTGTGAACGTTTATGCTATACTACATGGGCCACCAGCCTCTTACCTAGTAAATGACACCCAAGGCATGTGTTTGGCAAACTTGTGACTGGCTGTCGCTCTTTTGCGCCACACTTCCTTCCCTGTTGTCAGTAAAGCCAGCTGGAaccgtgtgtgcgtgggtgtaccgtttcacagtgacaggaaaacaagtCATTTTTCCCCATACATTTTTCGATGGTCCCCATGTTTCTTAGACATTTTTGAACCCAACGCAACTTTCGCTAAAAACTGCAAAGTAAGCAAGAAGGTTTAATTGGTTTAGGTTACGAAGTCAGTATGATTAGGTTAAGCCACTACTATGCGATTGTGGCTGTACTGTGAGGATcaagaaatgaaaaaggaaacTGGACGAGTGGGCATCTCAGTTACCATTTATCTTCCTAATATGATGCTCCGCAATCGTATTTAAGCCAGTTATAAATTACACTGAGCACATACTTCCATTTTTCACACGATAGTCCTATAACTGCAACGGAATAAAAAAGTCACAATAAATGACTCCTTAAATTACTGGAAATGGCATTACAAACTACATTCATCTCACAGTCACAAAGCCTAACAAACTAATgatcattattatattacaatCATGTTactaaatgaacacaaatattGAGTAGAAAAATACATAACACTTACAGCCGCTATCTACATTCTCtggaaaaaaagagcaaaagatgCAAAAGACTTttagaaaatgtacaaaagttGTGACAAGAAGGGTTAGCACTTACAGATTCAGTTATTGGTACTGTTCTGCATGCAGATGTAAATTCTCATTACAGTACATCCATTCAATAACAAAGGTTGCGCATTATTGGTTAGACTACAGGTTGTAGATAAGCACAGTGCACTCCATTGGTAAAAAACTCTGAGCACTAATCGAAATCTGATACAAAAGGTCTCCTGTTAAAGGATAATCTGGTTTGGTCCaaatcatttttacaaaattaaCCATATGTCATTTTTTTATGGTTCACACAAGAGGTAATCAGACTGAACAACACtcaaaaatgcataattctGAAAAGAAGAATGATTTTATAGATTCGGTGCCTAAAGGACTATGAGATGCTAAGCATGTGCAAATGAAGTGAAAGCTTGTGCATTACTTCATTGGGTCCTACATTCAAAAGTATTGCTTCCTTAATACCGAATATCATAAAATCAGCCTAACTGCTTTAGGACATTCTTATTTTTTAGCCTATACAgggccagattcataaaaccCTATGATAAGCATGCTACAACATGCTAAACACCTTGctgcacattttatttctattcaCCAGTGTCAAGAATACGTCAAATGATATGACCCTAGcttgaatgtttttttcttccagaagAGCCCTAGAGTTAGTTGCTGATATAGTTATCAGtggttattaattaatttaaggGGGACATAGGCTATTATGAAAAATTCactttttcagtgcttgtgcaGATATATATCTTGAGTGCCAACCCACAAACTGTGAAATAAGACAACCcagtcagtttgtttgtttttttgcgtGGGCTGCCTACATCAGTAAACATGGGCTCTAACAAGACCTTCAGATTTGGTTCCCCTTTCTATATCACGACAGCAGTTATTAACATTATACTGCC from Electrophorus electricus isolate fEleEle1 chromosome 17, fEleEle1.pri, whole genome shotgun sequence carries:
- the rab38b gene encoding ras-related protein Rab-38; translation: MQNNRKEHLYKILVIGDLGVGKTSIIKRYVHQTYSANYRATIGVDFALKVLNWDSETVRLQLWDIAGQERFGNMTRVYYREAMGAFIVFDVTRPATFEAVTKWKDDLDSKLVLANGKSIATVLLANKCDQSRHLLTSSDLRVDQFCKENGFVGWFETSAKENININEAANFLVKHIIASESDILKSVTPDTISPQLTPTNEMSCFGCFKP